One genomic window of Sphingomonas sp. C3-2 includes the following:
- the dprA gene encoding DNA-processing protein DprA yields MADGPARVSADDGLARLRLIRSANIGPITYRQLLARFGTAQAAIEELPRLAARGGGRAPRLAEIAAIEAEVDAVRTLGARYLFCGTGLYPRLLNELEDAPPAIIVRGNLALLERPAVAIVGARNASAAACKFARELAQALGEAGMLVVSGLARGIDTAAHNGSLKTGTVGVIASGIDIAFPPENAGLQDAIAGEGVLIAEQPPGREPLARHFPRRNRIIAGMTAGTVVVEAAPRSGSLITARLANEAGREVMAVPGFPLDPRAQGCNGLIREGATLIQSAADVIEAIGPMGQGLARLAPTTAPVLREPAPVPVPVEADDEARRVVTGLLGTVGVAVDEIIRQSGVPAAIVQTILLELELAGRLERHAGGKVSRTG; encoded by the coding sequence ATGGCTGATGGCCCGGCCCGGGTTTCGGCTGATGACGGCCTGGCCCGGCTGCGCCTGATCCGATCCGCCAATATCGGCCCCATCACCTATCGCCAGCTGCTCGCGCGGTTCGGCACCGCGCAGGCCGCGATCGAGGAACTGCCCCGACTGGCGGCGCGGGGCGGCGGCCGTGCGCCGCGGCTGGCCGAGATAGCCGCGATCGAGGCCGAGGTGGATGCGGTGCGCACGCTGGGTGCGCGCTATCTGTTCTGCGGGACGGGGCTCTATCCGCGTTTGCTCAATGAACTGGAGGATGCGCCGCCCGCGATCATCGTGCGCGGCAATCTGGCGCTGCTGGAGCGGCCGGCGGTGGCGATCGTCGGCGCGCGCAATGCCTCGGCGGCGGCGTGCAAGTTCGCCCGCGAGCTGGCGCAGGCGCTGGGTGAGGCGGGGATGCTGGTCGTTTCGGGGCTGGCGCGCGGCATCGATACCGCGGCGCATAACGGATCGCTCAAGACCGGGACGGTGGGGGTGATCGCGAGCGGGATCGACATCGCCTTTCCGCCCGAAAATGCCGGATTGCAGGACGCGATTGCGGGCGAGGGCGTACTGATCGCCGAACAGCCGCCGGGGCGCGAGCCGCTGGCGCGCCATTTTCCACGGCGCAACCGGATCATCGCGGGAATGACGGCGGGGACCGTCGTCGTCGAGGCCGCGCCGCGATCGGGATCGCTGATCACCGCGCGGCTGGCCAATGAGGCGGGGCGCGAGGTGATGGCGGTGCCGGGCTTTCCGCTCGATCCGCGTGCGCAAGGCTGCAACGGGCTGATCCGCGAGGGCGCGACGCTGATCCAGTCCGCCGCCGATGTGATCGAGGCGATCGGGCCGATGGGGCAGGGCCTTGCGCGGTTGGCGCCGACCACCGCGCCGGTGCTGCGCGAACCGGCACCCGTACCCGTACCCGTGGAGGCCGATGACGAGGCCCGGCGCGTGGTGACCGGATTGCTTGGCACGGTGGGCGTGGCGGTGGATGAGATCATTCGCCAGTCGGGCGTGCCGGCGGCGATCGTGCAGACGATATTGCTTGAGCTGGAGCTTGCGGGACGGCTTGAACGACATGCCGGTGGCAAGGTAAGCCGAACGGGCTAG
- the plsY gene encoding glycerol-3-phosphate 1-O-acyltransferase PlsY, with protein sequence MFCGLLPNNGGFVAPWIAPATALLTGYLLGSIPFGLVLTRLTGAGDLRKIGSGNIGATNVLRTGRKGLAAATLILDAVKGAVAVLIGAALFDGGGPLAAVGAFFGHLYPAWLGFRGGKGVATLFGIAVACNWICGLVFAVAWIGTIAVTRISSLGGMTAAIVLPVAAAAIGRFDLVILFLIFTLMVLWKHRENIGRLLAGTEPRIGAGKAAGKDTPTHG encoded by the coding sequence ATGTTTTGCGGCCTACTGCCAAATAATGGAGGTTTCGTGGCACCCTGGATCGCGCCGGCAACGGCGCTGCTGACCGGCTATCTTCTTGGATCCATTCCCTTCGGGCTGGTGCTGACGCGCCTGACTGGAGCGGGCGACCTGCGCAAGATAGGGTCGGGCAATATCGGGGCCACCAATGTGCTGCGCACCGGCCGCAAGGGGCTGGCCGCGGCGACGCTGATCCTTGACGCGGTAAAGGGCGCGGTGGCCGTGCTGATCGGTGCTGCGCTGTTCGACGGCGGCGGCCCGCTGGCGGCGGTTGGCGCTTTTTTCGGGCACCTTTACCCGGCATGGCTGGGTTTTCGCGGCGGCAAGGGCGTGGCGACATTGTTCGGCATCGCGGTGGCCTGTAACTGGATTTGCGGGCTGGTGTTCGCCGTGGCGTGGATCGGGACGATCGCGGTGACGCGCATTTCGTCGCTGGGCGGGATGACGGCGGCGATCGTGCTCCCCGTGGCGGCGGCTGCGATCGGGCGGTTCGACCTGGTGATCCTGTTCCTTATCTTCACGCTGATGGTGCTGTGGAAGCACCGCGAGAATATCGGCCGGCTGCTGGCCGGGACCGAACCGCGCATCGGCGCGGGCAAGGCTGCGGGCAAGGACACGCCAACGCATGGCTGA
- the murI gene encoding glutamate racemase, whose product MTDSRPILFFDSGVGGLSVLAPTRLLLPQAPFVYVADNAGFPYGIKTEAEIAARVPALLGRLAERYDPRIIVIACNTASTIALAHVRHALELPIVGTVPAIKPAAQSSKSRVIGVLGTDATVRQPYVDRLSAEFASDCTVLRHGSADLVQAAEARLRGEAPDPRIFARAMAGLTDQPGGDRLDTVVLACTHFPLVEAELRAAAPHPIDFVDGSAGIARRTAYLTQGQSWPDVPGDGLAVFTAPLPGADALAPALAAYGLSRIVTP is encoded by the coding sequence ATGACCGACAGCCGCCCGATCCTATTCTTCGACTCCGGTGTTGGGGGGCTTTCGGTGCTCGCGCCGACCCGGCTTCTGCTGCCGCAGGCCCCCTTCGTCTATGTCGCGGACAATGCGGGCTTTCCCTACGGCATCAAGACCGAGGCCGAGATTGCGGCGCGCGTGCCCGCGCTCCTTGGCCGGCTGGCCGAACGCTATGATCCGCGCATCATCGTCATCGCGTGCAACACCGCCTCCACCATCGCGCTCGCCCATGTCCGCCATGCGCTCGAGCTGCCGATCGTGGGCACGGTGCCGGCCATCAAGCCGGCGGCGCAAAGCTCGAAATCGCGCGTCATCGGCGTACTCGGCACCGACGCCACCGTCCGCCAGCCCTATGTCGATCGACTCTCGGCCGAATTCGCGTCCGATTGCACCGTGCTGCGCCACGGCTCGGCCGATCTCGTCCAGGCCGCCGAGGCGCGGCTGCGCGGCGAAGCGCCCGATCCTCGGATTTTCGCGCGTGCCATGGCGGGGCTTACCGATCAGCCCGGCGGCGATCGGCTCGATACCGTCGTTCTTGCCTGCACGCATTTCCCGCTGGTCGAGGCCGAACTGCGCGCCGCTGCCCCGCACCCCATTGATTTCGTTGACGGCAGCGCCGGGATCGCCCGGCGCACCGCCTATCTGACGCAGGGCCAGTCCTGGCCCGATGTCCCCGGTGACGGGCTCGCAGTCTTCACCGCCCCGCTCCCCGGCGCCGATGCGCTGGCCCCGGCCCTTGCAGCCTACGGATTATCCCGTATCGTCACGCCCTGA
- the hemA gene encoding 5-aminolevulinate synthase: MDYQRVFSQAIDRLHAEGRYRVFIDILRNKGMFPNARCFAGHNGPKPITVWCSNDYLSMGQHPKVIAAMEEALHDVGAGSGGTRNIGGNTHYHIDLESELADLHGKQGALIFTSGYVSNEATLATLGKILPGCIIFSDELNHASMIAGIRNSGCEKQIFRHNDLAHLEELLAAADPEAPKLIAFESVYSMDADVAPIAEICDLADKYNAITYLDEVHAVGMYGARGGGISERDNVAHRLTIIEGTLGKAFGVMGGYIAADKTIIDVIRSYAPGFIFTTSLSPVLVAGVLASVRHLKQSSVERDAQQASAQMLKDMFAEAGLPVMPSTTHIVPLMVGDPVKAKRITDILLAEYGVYVQPINYPTVPRGTERLRFTPGPSHDAAMMRELTDALVEIWERLELRKAA; the protein is encoded by the coding sequence TTGGATTATCAGCGCGTATTTTCCCAGGCGATCGATCGGCTCCATGCCGAGGGGCGTTACCGGGTTTTTATCGACATCCTGCGCAACAAGGGCATGTTCCCCAATGCGCGGTGCTTTGCGGGGCATAACGGGCCCAAGCCGATCACCGTCTGGTGCTCGAACGACTATCTCTCGATGGGCCAGCACCCCAAGGTCATCGCCGCGATGGAAGAGGCGCTGCACGATGTCGGCGCCGGCTCGGGCGGCACCCGCAATATCGGCGGCAATACGCACTATCATATCGATCTCGAATCCGAACTTGCCGATCTGCACGGCAAACAAGGCGCGCTGATCTTCACCTCGGGCTATGTCTCGAACGAGGCGACGCTCGCCACGCTCGGCAAGATCCTGCCCGGCTGCATCATCTTTTCGGACGAACTCAACCACGCCTCGATGATCGCGGGCATCCGCAATTCGGGCTGTGAAAAGCAGATCTTCCGCCACAATGATCTCGCGCATCTCGAAGAACTGCTGGCCGCCGCCGATCCCGAGGCGCCCAAGCTCATCGCCTTCGAAAGCGTCTATTCGATGGATGCAGACGTCGCGCCCATCGCCGAGATCTGCGACCTTGCCGACAAATATAACGCGATCACCTATCTCGACGAGGTTCATGCCGTCGGCATGTACGGCGCGCGCGGCGGCGGCATTTCGGAACGCGACAATGTCGCCCATCGCCTGACGATCATCGAAGGCACGCTGGGCAAGGCCTTTGGCGTGATGGGCGGCTATATCGCGGCCGACAAGACGATCATCGACGTCATCCGCTCCTATGCGCCGGGTTTCATCTTCACCACCTCGCTGTCGCCGGTGCTGGTCGCAGGCGTGCTCGCCTCGGTCCGCCACCTCAAACAGTCAAGCGTCGAGCGGGATGCCCAGCAGGCATCGGCGCAGATGCTCAAGGACATGTTCGCCGAGGCCGGTCTCCCGGTCATGCCGTCGACCACGCATATCGTGCCGCTGATGGTGGGCGATCCGGTCAAGGCAAAGCGGATCACCGATATCCTGCTCGCCGAATACGGCGTCTATGTGCAGCCGATCAATTATCCCACCGTACCGCGCGGCACCGAACGCCTGCGCTTCACCCCCGGCCCCTCGCATGACGCGGCCATGATGCGCGAGTTGACCGATGCGCTGGTCGAAATCTGGGAACGGCTGGAGCTGCGCAAGGCCGCCTGA
- a CDS encoding catalase, producing MSRFIIAALAASVSTGAIAADPQFTRDNGAPIGENRNSKTAGDHGPVLLEDSHLIEKLARFDRERIPERVVHARGTGAQGSFKATADISGLTRASLFAPGKETPVFVRFSTVIHGLHSPEGMRDPHGFATKFYTDEGNWDLVGNNLPIFFIRDAIQFPDMIHALKPSPITNKQDPNRVFDFFSATPEATNMITHVWSNLGTPASYRTMDGNGVHAFKLVNAEGQTIFAKFRWISKQGVKNLSGDEAAKAPFNYLTDDLYGEIAKGNFPKWDLMVQTMKPEEFTDLNYNPFDDTKEWLGKPWTKIGEMTLDKIPPNFFEYTEQVALAPSNMVPGIEASPDRMLQGRLFSYADTQRYRLGANAQLLPVNKPRVAVVNNNQDGSLSSAGRNAEVNYFPAATAPKATANQYRQSPYDVNATVDAKPISKTNSFEQAGIFYRGLSADDKAHLIKNLTGDLSQVKSARTRTIMVSYFYQADADYGTRVAKGVSVPMADVMKAVAEYKAANPQEYSN from the coding sequence ATGTCCCGTTTCATCATCGCGGCACTGGCCGCCAGCGTTTCGACCGGCGCCATCGCTGCCGACCCGCAATTCACGCGCGACAATGGCGCGCCCATCGGTGAAAACCGCAACTCCAAAACCGCCGGCGATCACGGCCCGGTCCTGCTGGAGGATTCGCACCTCATCGAAAAGCTCGCGCGCTTCGACCGCGAACGCATTCCCGAACGCGTCGTCCATGCGCGCGGCACCGGTGCGCAGGGCAGCTTCAAGGCCACCGCAGACATTAGCGGCCTCACCCGCGCCTCGCTCTTCGCGCCGGGCAAGGAAACCCCGGTCTTCGTCCGTTTCTCGACCGTGATCCACGGCCTGCACAGCCCCGAAGGCATGCGCGATCCGCACGGCTTCGCGACGAAATTCTATACCGATGAAGGCAATTGGGATCTGGTCGGCAACAACCTGCCCATCTTCTTCATCCGCGATGCGATCCAGTTCCCCGACATGATCCATGCGCTCAAACCCTCGCCGATCACGAACAAGCAGGATCCCAACCGGGTCTTCGACTTCTTCTCGGCAACGCCCGAAGCCACCAACATGATCACCCATGTCTGGTCGAACCTCGGCACCCCGGCCTCGTACCGCACGATGGACGGCAACGGCGTCCACGCGTTCAAGCTCGTCAACGCCGAAGGCCAGACGATCTTCGCCAAGTTCCGCTGGATCAGCAAACAGGGCGTGAAAAACCTCAGCGGCGACGAAGCCGCCAAGGCGCCCTTCAACTATCTGACCGACGATCTCTACGGCGAGATCGCCAAGGGCAATTTCCCGAAATGGGATCTGATGGTCCAGACGATGAAGCCCGAAGAGTTCACGGATCTGAACTACAACCCGTTCGACGATACCAAGGAATGGCTGGGCAAGCCCTGGACCAAGATCGGCGAAATGACGCTCGACAAGATCCCGCCCAACTTCTTCGAATATACCGAACAGGTCGCGCTGGCGCCGTCGAACATGGTGCCGGGGATCGAGGCCTCGCCCGATCGCATGCTCCAGGGCCGCCTCTTCTCCTATGCGGATACGCAGCGTTATCGCCTCGGCGCCAATGCGCAGCTGCTGCCGGTGAACAAGCCCCGCGTCGCGGTCGTAAACAACAACCAGGACGGATCGCTGAGCAGCGCGGGCCGCAATGCGGAGGTGAATTATTTCCCCGCCGCCACCGCACCCAAGGCCACCGCGAACCAGTATCGCCAGTCGCCCTATGACGTGAACGCCACGGTCGATGCCAAGCCGATTTCAAAGACCAACAGCTTCGAACAGGCCGGCATTTTCTATCGCGGGCTTTCCGCCGACGACAAGGCGCACCTGATCAAGAACCTCACCGGCGATCTCTCGCAGGTGAAATCGGCCCGCACGCGCACGATCATGGTCAGCTATTTCTATCAGGCGGATGCCGATTACGGCACGCGCGTCGCCAAGGGCGTGAGCGTCCCGATGGCCGATGTGATGAAGGCCGTCGCCGAATATAAGGCTGCGAACCCGCAGGAATATTCGAACTAA
- a CDS encoding ankyrin repeat domain-containing protein — MLGFIMAALAAASSPAAEVQPVALPTPERRQELLFDAAREGRVDLIPLLIRGGADANAMNARGFTPAILAAYNDQVAALDTLIAAGADACRPDRGQGNTALMGAAFKGADAVAARLLKAGCDVNARNKAGQTALMMAAMLGRAEQVRMLLAAGADAGLVDFEGRTARAVAAVQGHQAVIDLLGETAR, encoded by the coding sequence ATGCTTGGTTTCATCATGGCCGCGCTGGCCGCTGCCTCTTCTCCCGCAGCCGAAGTCCAGCCGGTTGCGCTTCCCACCCCCGAACGGCGGCAGGAACTGCTGTTCGACGCCGCGCGCGAAGGGCGCGTGGACCTTATTCCGCTGCTCATCCGTGGCGGCGCCGATGCCAATGCGATGAACGCGCGCGGCTTCACCCCCGCGATCCTTGCCGCCTATAACGATCAGGTCGCAGCCCTCGACACGCTGATCGCGGCGGGCGCCGATGCCTGCCGCCCCGATCGCGGACAGGGCAATACCGCGCTGATGGGCGCGGCGTTCAAGGGCGCGGATGCGGTTGCTGCCCGGCTGCTCAAGGCCGGATGCGATGTGAACGCGCGCAACAAGGCGGGGCAGACCGCGCTGATGATGGCGGCGATGCTGGGGCGCGCCGAACAGGTCAGGATGCTGCTCGCCGCCGGTGCCGATGCCGGTCTTGTCGATTTCGAAGGGCGCACCGCCCGCGCGGTGGCGGCGGTTCAGGGCCATCAGGCCGTGATCGACCTGCTCGGCGAAACGGCCCGCTGA
- a CDS encoding NAD(P)/FAD-dependent oxidoreductase: MTSYDVLIVGAGHAGAQAAVVLRQQGYEGTVAIVGDEPEIPYERPPLSKDYLAGEKAFERILIRPATFWGERKVEMLTGRRVTQVDPAAKTVTIAGGEQIGYGTLIWAAGGSPRMLPCEGADLKGIHVVRTRADADAMKDALDHVTDVVVVGGGYIGLEAAAVLSKFGKKVTVLEALPRVLARVAGEPLSRFYEEEHRAHGVDVRLDAKMAGFVGEAGALTGVRMADGEIIPAQMAIVGIGIIPAVAPLLEAGATGGNGVDVDQFCQTSLPDIYAIGDCAAHANDFCDGEHIRLESVQNANDQASCVAKGIMGDRQPYHAVPWFWSNQYDLKLQTVGLSTGHDDIVVRGEPASRNFSVVYLKQGRVIALDCVNATKDYVQGRKLVIDRISPDRDKLADAGVPLKELVA, from the coding sequence ATGACTTCCTATGACGTCCTGATCGTCGGTGCCGGCCATGCCGGGGCGCAGGCAGCGGTTGTTCTGCGCCAGCAGGGTTATGAAGGCACGGTGGCGATCGTCGGCGACGAACCCGAAATCCCCTATGAGCGGCCGCCGCTGTCCAAGGATTATCTGGCGGGCGAGAAAGCGTTCGAACGCATCCTCATCCGCCCCGCAACCTTTTGGGGCGAGCGCAAGGTCGAGATGCTGACCGGGCGCCGCGTGACGCAGGTCGACCCCGCCGCCAAGACCGTGACGATCGCCGGGGGCGAGCAGATCGGTTATGGCACGCTGATCTGGGCCGCCGGTGGTTCGCCGCGCATGCTGCCGTGCGAGGGCGCCGATCTGAAGGGCATCCATGTCGTGCGCACCCGCGCCGATGCCGATGCGATGAAGGACGCGCTTGACCATGTGACCGATGTCGTCGTGGTTGGCGGCGGCTATATCGGGCTGGAAGCGGCGGCGGTGCTCAGCAAGTTCGGCAAGAAGGTGACCGTTCTGGAAGCGTTGCCGCGCGTTCTGGCGCGCGTGGCGGGCGAGCCGCTGTCGCGTTTCTATGAAGAAGAGCACCGCGCGCACGGCGTGGACGTGCGGCTGGACGCCAAGATGGCGGGCTTTGTCGGCGAAGCCGGCGCGCTCACTGGCGTGCGCATGGCAGACGGCGAGATCATCCCCGCGCAGATGGCGATCGTGGGCATCGGCATCATCCCGGCGGTGGCCCCGCTGCTGGAAGCCGGCGCCACTGGCGGCAACGGCGTTGACGTCGACCAGTTCTGCCAGACCAGCCTGCCCGACATCTATGCGATCGGCGACTGCGCGGCGCATGCCAACGACTTCTGCGACGGTGAGCATATCCGCCTGGAATCGGTGCAGAACGCCAATGACCAGGCCTCGTGCGTGGCGAAGGGCATCATGGGCGATCGCCAGCCCTATCACGCGGTGCCGTGGTTCTGGTCGAACCAATATGATCTGAAGCTGCAGACCGTGGGGCTTTCGACCGGGCATGACGATATCGTCGTGCGGGGCGAGCCGGCGAGCCGCAATTTCTCGGTCGTCTATCTGAAGCAGGGCCGGGTGATCGCGCTCGACTGCGTCAACGCGACCAAGGATTATGTGCAGGGCCGCAAGCTGGTGATCGACCGGATTTCGCCCGACCGCGACAAGCTGGCCGATGCGGGCGTTCCGCTGAAGGAACTTGTTGCCTGA
- a CDS encoding RpiB/LacA/LacB family sugar-phosphate isomerase, giving the protein MRIALASDHAAVELKTLLVEWARAQGHEVADLGPETADRVDYPDYGYKLADHIAAGKADFGVALCGSGIGISIAVNRNPACRCALVSDNLSARLAREHNNANVIAMGARLIGPDTAKDCLAAFLATNFEGGRHGGRVDKLSNPTLVKEPA; this is encoded by the coding sequence ATGCGTATCGCCCTCGCATCCGATCATGCCGCTGTCGAGCTGAAGACCCTCCTTGTGGAATGGGCTCGCGCGCAGGGGCATGAGGTTGCGGACCTCGGCCCTGAAACCGCCGATCGCGTCGACTATCCCGATTATGGTTACAAGCTGGCCGATCACATCGCCGCTGGCAAGGCCGATTTCGGCGTCGCGCTGTGCGGCTCGGGGATCGGCATCTCGATCGCCGTCAACCGCAACCCCGCCTGCCGCTGCGCATTGGTGTCGGACAATCTGTCCGCCCGCCTCGCGCGGGAGCACAACAACGCGAACGTGATCGCGATGGGCGCGCGGCTGATCGGCCCCGATACTGCCAAGGACTGCCTCGCCGCATTCCTCGCCACCAATTTCGAAGGCGGTCGTCATGGCGGCCGCGTTGACAAGCTTTCCAATCCCACCCTCGTGAAGGAGCCCGCATGA
- the glyA gene encoding serine hydroxymethyltransferase — MSTNPAPLSDVQPAGYFTRTLAESDPAVFAGVRHELEREQHQIELIASENIVSRAVLEAQGSVFTNKYAEGYPGKRYYQGCAPSDEVETLAIERAKKLFNCGFANVQPHSGAQANGAVMLALTKPGDTIMGLSLDAGGHLTHGARPALSGKWYNAVQYGVRADDHLIDFDQVEKLAKENKPALIIAGGSAYPRHIDFARFRAIADEVGALFMVDMAHFAGLVAGGVHPSPFEHAHVVTTTTHKTLRGPRGGMIMTNDEAISKKINSAVFPGLQGGPLMHVIAAKAVAFGEALQPDFKNYAAAVVENAKVLAATLKERGADLVSGGTDTHLALVDLRPLGVTGKDADEALERSAITCNKNGIPFDPLPPTKTSGIRVGSPAGTTRGFGTAEFREIGNMIADVLDGLKAKGEHGDPAVEADVKARVRTLCDRFPIYPGA; from the coding sequence ATGAGCACCAATCCCGCCCCTTTGAGCGACGTACAGCCCGCAGGCTATTTCACCCGCACCCTCGCTGAATCCGATCCCGCGGTGTTCGCCGGCGTCCGGCACGAACTGGAGCGTGAACAGCACCAGATCGAACTGATCGCCTCGGAAAACATCGTCTCGCGCGCCGTTCTCGAAGCGCAGGGCTCGGTGTTCACCAACAAATATGCCGAAGGCTATCCGGGCAAGCGCTATTATCAGGGCTGCGCGCCGTCGGATGAAGTCGAAACGCTCGCCATCGAACGCGCGAAAAAGCTGTTCAACTGCGGCTTCGCCAACGTCCAGCCGCACTCGGGCGCGCAGGCGAACGGCGCGGTCATGCTCGCGCTCACCAAGCCCGGCGACACGATCATGGGCCTCTCGCTCGACGCTGGCGGCCACCTCACCCACGGCGCGCGTCCGGCGCTGTCGGGCAAGTGGTACAATGCCGTGCAATACGGCGTGCGCGCCGACGATCACCTGATCGATTTCGATCAGGTCGAAAAGCTGGCCAAGGAAAACAAGCCCGCGCTTATCATCGCTGGTGGTTCGGCCTATCCGCGCCACATCGATTTCGCGCGCTTCCGCGCGATTGCCGATGAAGTCGGCGCGCTGTTCATGGTCGATATGGCGCATTTCGCCGGCCTCGTCGCGGGCGGCGTCCACCCCAGCCCGTTCGAACATGCGCATGTCGTCACCACCACGACGCACAAGACGCTGCGTGGCCCGCGCGGCGGCATGATCATGACGAACGACGAAGCGATCTCGAAGAAGATCAATTCGGCGGTCTTCCCCGGCCTCCAGGGCGGCCCGCTGATGCACGTCATCGCGGCCAAGGCGGTTGCCTTCGGTGAAGCGCTGCAGCCCGACTTCAAGAACTACGCCGCAGCTGTCGTCGAAAACGCCAAGGTTCTGGCCGCGACGCTCAAGGAACGCGGTGCAGACCTCGTTTCGGGTGGCACCGACACGCACCTCGCGCTCGTCGATCTGCGTCCGCTCGGCGTCACCGGCAAGGATGCCGACGAAGCGCTCGAGCGTTCGGCCATCACCTGCAACAAGAACGGCATTCCGTTCGATCCGCTGCCGCCGACGAAGACCAGCGGCATCCGCGTCGGTTCGCCCGCCGGCACCACGCGCGGCTTCGGCACCGCCGAATTCCGCGAAATCGGCAACATGATCGCCGATGTGCTCGACGGTCTGAAGGCCAAGGGCGAGCATGGCGATCCGGCGGTCGAAGCCGACGTCAAGGCCCGCGTCCGCACGCTGTGCGATCGCTTCCCGATCTATCCGGGGGCGTAA